Proteins encoded together in one Ferroglobus placidus DSM 10642 window:
- a CDS encoding bifunctional ADP-dependent NAD(P)H-hydrate dehydratase/NAD(P)H-hydrate epimerase, with protein MITSEEMFALDTNCRYYGLTTLQLMENAGRAVAEEVKKRIKGGSVAVFAGTGNNAGDAFVAARHLKEFDVKIFLMREDFRTEETKKNFEILKRAGYEVKTFHEWIDEEIECDVVLDGLLGTGVRGKLRKDYREAIEKMNEIKAFKVAIDIPSGLNPDTGEFDLAFKADLTVTFHKPKPGLYKAKEICGDVIVADIGIPEYFEKLTGPGDVKISYRRDPNAHKGQHGRVLVVGGSPYIGAPVLTALAAYAAGADIVTLLVPESIYEIAASFSPEIITRKLRGEEITEENIAEILRFAEKHDVVVFGMGTVDKGEIATEISKKVKKIVLDAGGLTSKVFCEAILTPHAGEFKRVFGKEATVENVKEEAKSSKAVLLLKGRKDVITDGEKIKFNVTGNEGMTVGGTGDVLAGVCGAFFAKNPAFKAACSSAFVVGLAGDLAMKEKSFNFTAKDVIEMIPRAIKFSLEF; from the coding sequence ATGATAACGAGTGAAGAGATGTTTGCTTTGGACACCAACTGCAGATATTACGGCTTAACGACTCTCCAGCTTATGGAAAACGCTGGAAGGGCTGTGGCTGAAGAGGTTAAGAAGAGGATAAAGGGGGGAAGCGTTGCTGTTTTTGCCGGGACCGGAAATAATGCAGGAGACGCTTTCGTCGCAGCGAGACATCTTAAGGAATTTGACGTGAAAATTTTCCTAATGAGGGAGGATTTCAGAACGGAAGAAACGAAAAAGAATTTCGAAATTCTGAAAAGAGCCGGATACGAAGTGAAAACTTTTCACGAGTGGATTGATGAAGAAATCGAGTGCGATGTGGTTTTGGACGGTTTGCTCGGAACGGGAGTTAGAGGAAAGCTGAGAAAAGATTACAGAGAGGCTATAGAAAAAATGAACGAGATAAAAGCTTTTAAAGTAGCGATAGATATTCCTTCGGGCTTAAATCCGGACACCGGGGAGTTTGACTTGGCTTTTAAAGCGGACCTAACCGTCACGTTCCACAAACCGAAACCGGGGTTGTACAAAGCAAAGGAAATCTGCGGAGATGTAATTGTTGCGGATATCGGAATTCCAGAGTATTTCGAGAAGCTTACCGGTCCGGGAGATGTAAAAATCTCTTACAGAAGGGACCCCAACGCCCATAAAGGTCAGCACGGAAGGGTTCTCGTCGTCGGTGGCTCACCTTACATCGGCGCTCCGGTTTTAACGGCTCTCGCAGCTTACGCTGCCGGAGCGGATATTGTTACGCTTCTAGTTCCGGAAAGCATTTACGAAATTGCCGCAAGCTTTTCCCCGGAGATCATTACGAGAAAACTAAGGGGAGAGGAAATCACCGAAGAAAATATTGCAGAAATTTTGAGATTTGCTGAGAAACACGATGTTGTAGTTTTCGGAATGGGGACGGTAGATAAAGGAGAAATAGCTACGGAGATTTCTAAGAAGGTTAAAAAAATTGTTCTCGACGCCGGAGGGTTGACATCTAAGGTGTTTTGCGAGGCGATTTTAACTCCTCACGCCGGAGAATTCAAAAGAGTTTTCGGGAAAGAGGCGACGGTTGAGAATGTGAAAGAGGAAGCAAAATCGAGTAAAGCTGTTTTGCTGTTGAAGGGGAGGAAGGACGTGATTACAGACGGAGAGAAAATCAAGTTTAACGTTACGGGAAACGAAGGTATGACCGTGGGAGGAACGGGGGACGTGCTGGCTGGAGTTTGCGGGGCTTTCTTCGCGAAAAATCCGGCTTTTAAAGCCGCTTGCTCCTCAGCCTTCGTCGTTGGCTTAGCCGGAGATCTTGCGATGAAGGAAAAGTCTTTTAACTTTACAGCTAAAGACGTGATTGAAATGATTCCGAGAGCTATTAAATTCTCCTTGGAGTTTTAG
- the mvk gene encoding mevalonate kinase produces MISSAPGKVIIFGEHAVVYKRRALASAINLRCYVKAEKKDDIEIISEYGKTGLDFRVHPFISQSIVNFKEVTDFKGVRVEVRSKIPPASGLGSSAAVTVATLTALNELFSTSLTKDEIFELARKVELDVQGKGSGTDPFISTFGGAWIFPERKKVNPKFTRLFVYDTKKRSITAEMVAGVAERREIFPEVFERIFDAIDAITLEGADLFEKGEVEKLEKLFFINQKLLSAIGVSTPEIDSLVAELERRGVFAKITGAGGGGCLISLKPFEGAFEVKINEEGARVEDFEDWRFFDN; encoded by the coding sequence ATGATTTCCTCAGCACCCGGAAAGGTCATAATCTTCGGAGAGCACGCTGTGGTTTACAAAAGAAGGGCTTTAGCTTCAGCCATAAATTTAAGATGTTACGTTAAAGCCGAAAAAAAAGACGATATTGAGATAATTTCCGAATACGGGAAAACGGGATTGGATTTTAGAGTTCATCCATTCATTTCCCAGTCGATCGTGAACTTCAAAGAGGTTACGGACTTCAAAGGGGTAAGAGTGGAGGTGAGGAGCAAAATCCCTCCCGCTTCCGGACTCGGTAGCTCAGCTGCAGTCACCGTCGCTACTTTAACAGCTTTAAACGAGCTTTTTTCAACTTCTCTGACAAAAGATGAGATTTTCGAGCTTGCGAGAAAGGTTGAGCTTGACGTACAAGGAAAAGGGAGCGGAACCGATCCGTTCATCTCAACTTTCGGAGGAGCTTGGATATTTCCGGAAAGAAAAAAGGTTAACCCAAAGTTTACCAGGCTTTTCGTTTACGACACGAAAAAAAGATCAATAACAGCTGAGATGGTTGCTGGTGTTGCGGAGAGAAGAGAAATTTTTCCGGAAGTTTTCGAAAGAATTTTTGATGCAATTGATGCGATAACGCTCGAAGGAGCAGATCTCTTCGAAAAAGGAGAGGTTGAAAAGCTCGAAAAACTCTTTTTTATAAACCAAAAGTTGCTTTCAGCCATAGGCGTAAGCACGCCGGAAATAGATTCTCTCGTTGCAGAGCTTGAAAGAAGAGGTGTCTTCGCAAAAATTACCGGTGCCGGAGGAGGAGGGTGCTTAATTTCTCTAAAACCTTTTGAAGGTGCATTTGAAGTGAAAATAAACGAGGAGGGGGCGAGAGTTGAAGATTTTGAAGATTGGAGGTTCTTTGATAACTGA
- a CDS encoding MBL fold metallo-hydrolase yields the protein MIDFLDNFGVLVFRRKRGNFLPHVTIRVGDTDFHVDSYPGKGFNIITHAHSDHYGLRNVLNFKAVASEETAKILSIISGRKFRGITFNVGDRLNLNGVKIKTYDTSHIIGSAAFYFKDFDVLVTGDVKNYEELPKCSLLITEATYANTNYCFEDEIDVFLDKAEEGEVFGAYPVGKAQRAAKILEENGIGFEADGLIAKIAEAFGLKGKGGAKIVSTKEVRKYDGYYLSAQKFYRKRITLSDHLDCRGLIEMIEHCDPEHVIFYHGKPAKNFEKELRSRGYKFSTLDDLEYLYL from the coding sequence ATGATCGACTTCCTCGACAACTTCGGAGTTCTCGTTTTCAGGAGAAAGAGAGGTAACTTTCTTCCCCACGTTACGATTAGAGTAGGAGACACGGATTTTCACGTCGACAGCTATCCCGGAAAAGGGTTCAACATCATAACTCACGCTCATTCCGACCACTACGGTTTGAGAAACGTCCTAAATTTTAAAGCTGTAGCAAGCGAGGAGACTGCTAAGATTCTCTCCATAATAAGCGGGAGAAAATTCAGGGGAATAACTTTCAATGTGGGAGATAGGCTGAATTTGAACGGTGTTAAGATAAAAACCTACGACACCTCTCACATAATCGGCTCAGCCGCATTTTACTTCAAGGATTTTGACGTCCTCGTGACAGGAGATGTGAAGAATTACGAAGAGCTTCCAAAATGCTCCTTGCTGATAACAGAAGCTACTTACGCCAACACGAACTACTGCTTCGAAGATGAGATAGACGTTTTCCTCGATAAAGCTGAGGAGGGAGAGGTTTTCGGAGCTTATCCGGTCGGAAAAGCTCAAAGAGCTGCAAAAATACTCGAAGAGAACGGAATCGGATTCGAGGCAGATGGGTTGATTGCGAAAATTGCCGAAGCTTTCGGGTTAAAAGGAAAAGGAGGAGCAAAAATAGTCTCCACGAAGGAAGTGAGGAAATACGACGGTTACTACCTGAGTGCCCAGAAATTTTACAGAAAGAGGATTACGCTAAGCGACCATCTCGATTGCAGGGGTTTGATTGAAATGATAGAGCACTGCGACCCGGAGCACGTAATTTTCTACCACGGGAAACCGGCGAAAAATTTTGAAAAAGAATTGAGAAGTAGGGGTTACAAATTTTCAACCCTCGATGACCTTGAGTACCTTTATCTGTAA
- a CDS encoding isopentenyl phosphate kinase, giving the protein MKILKIGGSLITEKREGVFEVAKEKEMERIARILKGVRDVIIVHGVGSFGHPHVKKYGISDAMSITKVHNACLRLNVMFCSYLEKNNVSVFPIHPIEFFPSPDLKMVEKLLKFGFVPVFHGDVIMEGEKFRVISGDEIVRMLSEHFKPEKVGFASDSEIIYKGEVVEVVNEKNYREILKDLRGAVGKDDVTGGMLNKYQEALKIARNCEVYIFSLENLEKFMKDEIVPTKIEKGNYKL; this is encoded by the coding sequence TTGAAGATTTTGAAGATTGGAGGTTCTTTGATAACTGAAAAGAGAGAAGGGGTATTCGAAGTTGCGAAGGAAAAGGAGATGGAGAGAATCGCAAGGATACTAAAAGGAGTTAGAGACGTCATAATCGTTCACGGCGTCGGATCCTTCGGACACCCACACGTTAAAAAGTACGGCATAAGCGATGCGATGTCGATAACAAAAGTCCACAACGCATGCCTAAGGTTGAACGTAATGTTCTGCAGCTATTTAGAGAAGAACAACGTTAGCGTGTTCCCAATTCATCCGATAGAGTTTTTTCCGAGCCCAGACTTAAAAATGGTTGAAAAGCTTTTGAAGTTCGGCTTCGTCCCGGTTTTTCACGGAGACGTGATAATGGAAGGAGAGAAGTTCAGAGTTATTTCTGGTGATGAGATCGTTAGAATGCTTTCTGAGCATTTCAAGCCGGAGAAAGTTGGATTCGCTTCCGACAGCGAAATTATTTACAAAGGAGAAGTTGTGGAGGTCGTAAACGAGAAAAACTACCGAGAAATTCTGAAAGACTTGAGGGGAGCGGTGGGGAAGGATGACGTTACCGGAGGGATGCTCAACAAGTATCAGGAAGCTTTAAAAATTGCCAGGAACTGCGAAGTGTACATATTCAGCTTAGAGAATCTCGAAAAATTTATGAAAGACGAGATCGTTCCGACAAAAATTGAAAAAGGAAATTACAAGCTCTAA
- a CDS encoding FAD-binding oxidoreductase gives MDKLIDELINIVGENDVLYGSSALSIYSVDASPFLGNALAVVRPETAEEVSEVIKVANEYKVKIYPRGAGTGTKGGALPFNGIVVDTKKMNDIEIKEEDLICVAESGAVIGKIKKEAAKRGLFLPPEPGSAEVATIGGFIAVGGSGKRALKYGSISNYLAGIEVALPNGKIFRNFYYTHKSPPFPNNIFVGSEGTLGIITKVALRLLPLPESKRTLISEFESFKEAFEVARKLIKFLPECVEYADEKVAERLGYGGHVIAVEDFSENKKLEEVLRKFDELRGKDEENFWKIRSSVGSLSVGGKKRFYLADDYVVPFSQAVEFEKVVREVERETGVEVFLYSHLDTCNFHPAVIAESLEQALNFEKILESKLSKVVYGEHGRGLKEKINFRRLKECLDERNIMNPEKIFS, from the coding sequence GTGGATAAGTTAATCGACGAACTTATCAATATTGTCGGAGAAAACGACGTTCTTTACGGCTCTTCAGCTCTTTCCATCTATTCCGTTGACGCATCACCCTTTCTCGGCAACGCTTTGGCTGTTGTTCGACCCGAGACGGCAGAAGAGGTTTCTGAGGTTATTAAAGTTGCCAACGAGTACAAAGTTAAGATTTACCCTCGCGGAGCTGGAACAGGCACGAAAGGAGGAGCTTTACCTTTCAACGGGATCGTCGTTGATACAAAAAAGATGAACGATATCGAAATTAAAGAGGAGGACTTGATTTGCGTTGCTGAAAGCGGAGCAGTAATAGGAAAAATAAAAAAAGAAGCTGCGAAAAGAGGACTCTTTCTTCCACCCGAGCCGGGAAGCGCTGAGGTGGCTACAATAGGAGGTTTTATTGCTGTAGGTGGAAGCGGAAAAAGAGCTTTAAAATACGGATCTATATCTAATTACCTTGCTGGAATCGAAGTAGCTTTACCGAATGGAAAAATTTTCAGAAACTTTTACTACACTCACAAATCCCCTCCCTTCCCGAACAACATCTTCGTCGGAAGCGAAGGAACTCTTGGTATAATAACGAAAGTTGCTTTAAGGCTGCTCCCTCTACCGGAAAGTAAAAGAACTCTGATTTCCGAGTTTGAGAGCTTTAAAGAGGCTTTTGAAGTTGCAAGAAAGCTTATCAAATTTCTTCCAGAATGCGTGGAGTATGCGGATGAAAAAGTTGCCGAAAGGCTTGGATATGGTGGACACGTAATAGCGGTGGAGGATTTTTCGGAAAACAAAAAGCTTGAAGAGGTTTTGAGGAAATTTGACGAGTTGAGGGGAAAAGACGAGGAAAACTTCTGGAAGATTAGAAGTTCAGTCGGATCGTTGAGCGTAGGGGGAAAAAAGCGGTTTTACTTAGCCGACGATTACGTCGTTCCTTTCTCTCAGGCTGTCGAATTTGAAAAGGTCGTCAGAGAGGTTGAAAGAGAGACGGGAGTGGAGGTTTTTCTCTACTCCCACCTCGACACCTGCAACTTTCATCCGGCGGTGATAGCCGAGTCTCTTGAACAGGCTCTCAACTTTGAAAAAATTCTGGAAAGTAAGCTCTCTAAAGTTGTTTACGGGGAGCACGGAAGAGGATTGAAGGAGAAAATTAATTTTAGGAGGCTGAAAGAATGCTTGGACGAGCGGAATATTATGAACCCAGAAAAGATTTTTTCGTGA
- a CDS encoding metallophosphoesterase: MKLKDFKLTPERAAIAGNVAIIADLHLGIENAMVEKGVSIPELQFEEVMGRTLTIIERYGVKKLVIAGDLKHEFGRNLPLEWKDVSEFLEELSDKVDLEVVRGNHDNFLPAILAKYGLELKEEVRIKGWKVVHGHKEVEGDRIIMGHEHPAVKIRYGGAVYSYPCFLHARNDREILVLPAQSSLSSGTDVLTADKFLSPMLSFDMKIDVYAVEDEVYYLGELGRLKTVV, from the coding sequence ATGAAGTTGAAAGACTTCAAGCTCACTCCCGAAAGAGCGGCAATTGCTGGCAATGTAGCTATTATTGCGGACTTGCACCTCGGCATAGAGAATGCCATGGTTGAGAAAGGTGTCTCGATTCCGGAGCTTCAGTTCGAAGAGGTTATGGGAAGAACTCTTACAATAATTGAGAGGTACGGTGTGAAGAAGCTTGTTATTGCCGGAGACCTCAAACACGAGTTCGGAAGGAATTTGCCGTTGGAATGGAAGGACGTGAGCGAATTTTTGGAGGAGCTCAGCGACAAAGTCGACTTGGAGGTTGTTAGAGGAAATCACGACAACTTCCTTCCGGCAATTCTTGCAAAATACGGCTTGGAGTTGAAGGAAGAAGTTAGAATCAAAGGGTGGAAGGTCGTTCACGGACATAAAGAGGTGGAGGGGGATAGAATAATTATGGGGCACGAGCATCCGGCTGTTAAGATTAGGTACGGTGGAGCAGTTTATTCTTACCCGTGCTTCCTTCACGCAAGAAACGACAGAGAGATTTTGGTCTTGCCGGCTCAATCTTCTCTTTCTTCTGGAACCGATGTTCTGACTGCGGACAAGTTTCTAAGCCCGATGCTGAGCTTCGATATGAAGATAGACGTTTACGCCGTTGAGGATGAGGTTTATTATCTGGGAGAACTCGGCAGACTTAAGACGGTAGTATGA
- a CDS encoding winged helix-turn-helix domain-containing protein has product MLALEKCEPLKIVSRKGVYEILQAMKYEGKKFSELMFITKLNPGILDRHLKALMKSKLVEKDGGIYRLTEKGKKAVELLEQLVKALN; this is encoded by the coding sequence ATGCTCGCCCTCGAAAAATGCGAGCCGTTAAAGATAGTTTCGAGGAAGGGTGTTTACGAGATCTTGCAAGCGATGAAGTACGAAGGGAAGAAGTTCTCCGAGCTGATGTTCATAACTAAGCTGAACCCGGGAATTCTCGACAGACACCTCAAGGCTCTGATGAAGTCCAAGTTGGTAGAGAAGGACGGCGGAATTTACAGGCTAACAGAAAAAGGAAAGAAAGCGGTTGAACTTCTCGAACAGCTCGTCAAAGCACTAAACTAA
- a CDS encoding deoxycytidylate deaminase: protein MRPSLDEYFMEIAKVVAKRSTCLRQNVGAVIVKDKRILSTGYNGAPMGLPHCLDIGCLREELNVPSGERHELCRAVHAEQNAIIQAAVHGVSIKGATLYTTHQPCIMCAKMIINAGIVRVVYGKRYADERGLEFLKEAGIKIDYLPVEE from the coding sequence ATGAGACCGAGTCTTGACGAGTATTTTATGGAAATAGCGAAAGTCGTTGCAAAACGATCCACGTGTTTAAGACAAAACGTCGGTGCTGTTATAGTGAAAGATAAAAGAATTCTCTCCACCGGCTACAACGGTGCTCCGATGGGTCTGCCTCATTGCTTGGACATAGGCTGTTTAAGAGAAGAGTTGAACGTTCCAAGCGGAGAGAGGCATGAGTTGTGTAGAGCCGTTCACGCTGAACAGAACGCTATAATACAGGCTGCCGTTCACGGGGTAAGTATAAAAGGTGCTACGCTCTACACGACTCACCAACCCTGCATAATGTGTGCGAAAATGATAATCAACGCCGGAATAGTTAGAGTCGTTTATGGAAAGAGGTACGCTGACGAGAGGGGGTTGGAGTTTTTAAAAGAAGCCGGGATAAAAATAGATTACCTGCCGGTGGAGGAATAA
- a CDS encoding TIGR04084 family radical SAM/SPASM domain-containing protein, whose translation MMFIVFTTARCNLKCAYCGGLDESVMPMDVTYRLEDLVNFIESDKNPSIAFYGGEPLLNVEFVKKVMDKINAEHYVLQTNGLLLKKLGKDYLKRFSTILVSIDGRKNVTEFYKGRVYDKILENVSWLKKFYEGELIARMVASDKTDIYLDVMHLLRLNLFTRIHWQIDAIWGELRKESFERWSEKYKLGLRKLVNELKEKPEIFFKVVPFAGVLSGLEHGNLLKPPCGSGSESFAVTTDGRVVACPVCSELEWNNVGTIYDDPKSLRKVEPLEPCPSCDLFNVCGSRCLFSNRERLWGDWGFEKLCELTRTLVEELEKVRVEVKEKGYGIPLYPPYLNTTEIIP comes from the coding sequence ATGATGTTTATAGTGTTCACAACCGCAAGATGCAACCTGAAATGCGCTTACTGCGGAGGATTGGATGAGAGCGTCATGCCGATGGACGTTACTTACCGCTTGGAAGATCTCGTAAACTTTATCGAGAGCGATAAAAATCCGTCGATTGCCTTCTACGGAGGGGAACCGTTACTGAACGTTGAGTTCGTCAAAAAAGTTATGGATAAGATAAACGCTGAGCACTACGTTCTTCAAACGAACGGACTTTTGCTGAAAAAACTCGGGAAAGACTACTTGAAGAGATTTTCAACAATTCTCGTTTCAATTGACGGGAGAAAAAACGTTACGGAATTTTACAAAGGAAGGGTTTACGATAAAATTCTTGAGAACGTTAGCTGGCTGAAGAAATTTTACGAGGGAGAATTGATAGCTCGAATGGTGGCAAGCGATAAAACCGACATATACTTGGATGTCATGCATCTATTGAGGCTGAATTTGTTCACTCGTATCCACTGGCAAATAGATGCTATTTGGGGGGAGTTAAGAAAAGAGAGTTTTGAAAGGTGGAGCGAAAAGTACAAACTCGGTTTGAGAAAGCTTGTAAACGAGCTGAAGGAGAAGCCAGAGATCTTTTTCAAAGTTGTACCTTTCGCCGGAGTTTTGAGCGGTTTAGAGCACGGAAACTTGTTAAAACCTCCCTGCGGTTCGGGAAGCGAAAGCTTTGCCGTAACGACCGACGGAAGGGTCGTCGCTTGTCCCGTTTGCTCGGAGCTTGAGTGGAATAACGTCGGAACGATCTACGACGATCCGAAGAGCTTGAGAAAAGTCGAGCCTTTAGAACCTTGTCCATCTTGCGATCTTTTCAACGTTTGCGGCTCAAGATGTTTGTTCTCCAACAGAGAACGGCTCTGGGGTGACTGGGGGTTCGAAAAGCTTTGCGAGTTAACGAGAACACTTGTTGAAGAGCTCGAAAAAGTTAGAGTAGAAGTGAAGGAAAAGGGTTACGGCATCCCCCTTTATCCCCCATATTTAAACACCACGGAAATAATCCCCTGA
- a CDS encoding (Fe-S)-binding protein, producing the protein MNCTKCGICLTVCPTYNVTYWEHYSPRGRIVLSQLFELDEEVKKSVFTCLTCGYCENICSSGVKFTEEIERVRKQFISSGYFVKKHMELYEVIKGYGNPYRGVPLIEEYREVETLYYPGCTALYKEREIFEATKKLLDYLKVDYLVEAKHCCGSTALRVGLGEDIARKGFESIREAVEKTGASLIVTSCPGCYRTIKKDYKKMFGSVGADVMHITEFLFENVHKLDFKKTDLTVSYHDPCHLGRHMKVYEEPRALIEEVAKLKELERIKNESFCCGGGGGVRAGYKDFSMMVMGERIREVKRVDPDLLLSACPFCYRNLKRGDVAVKDIIMLLSELVR; encoded by the coding sequence GTGAACTGCACGAAGTGCGGAATTTGCTTGACTGTCTGTCCAACTTATAACGTTACTTACTGGGAGCATTACTCCCCGAGGGGTAGAATCGTTCTTTCTCAGCTTTTCGAACTCGATGAGGAGGTGAAGAAGAGCGTTTTCACCTGCTTGACTTGCGGGTATTGCGAGAACATTTGCAGTTCTGGAGTAAAGTTTACTGAGGAGATAGAGAGGGTTAGAAAGCAGTTTATTTCCTCCGGATACTTTGTAAAAAAGCACATGGAGCTTTACGAGGTAATAAAAGGGTACGGAAACCCCTACAGAGGTGTGCCGTTAATAGAAGAGTATAGAGAGGTAGAAACTTTATACTATCCGGGATGCACAGCTTTATACAAGGAAAGAGAGATTTTCGAAGCTACGAAAAAGCTTCTCGACTATCTTAAAGTCGATTACCTTGTTGAAGCAAAACACTGCTGCGGATCGACGGCTTTAAGGGTTGGGCTTGGGGAAGATATTGCAAGAAAGGGCTTCGAAAGCATAAGGGAGGCGGTTGAAAAAACCGGAGCATCACTGATCGTGACGAGCTGTCCCGGATGTTACAGGACGATTAAAAAAGATTACAAGAAGATGTTCGGGAGCGTCGGCGCTGATGTTATGCACATCACCGAGTTTTTGTTCGAAAACGTTCACAAATTAGATTTTAAAAAAACGGATTTGACAGTCTCCTACCACGACCCTTGCCACCTCGGAAGGCACATGAAAGTTTACGAAGAGCCGAGAGCTTTAATAGAAGAGGTGGCTAAGCTTAAAGAGCTTGAGAGGATAAAAAACGAAAGCTTTTGTTGCGGAGGTGGAGGGGGAGTTAGAGCGGGCTACAAGGATTTCTCCATGATGGTTATGGGGGAGAGGATCAGGGAGGTTAAGAGAGTCGACCCCGATCTGCTTCTTTCGGCTTGTCCCTTCTGCTACAGAAACCTTAAAAGGGGAGACGTAGCTGTTAAGGATATAATCATGCTGCTTTCGGAGCTGGTAAGATGA
- a CDS encoding YkgJ family cysteine cluster protein codes for MKCRHCGRCCLEMGAKIYATPSDINRWVREGRSDILKHVLVYSYYDIFLGEVVEGGELWFDEYGNKLDRCPFIEEKEGKIFCKIHETKPEQCREYKCWE; via the coding sequence GTGAAGTGCCGCCACTGCGGAAGGTGCTGCCTGGAGATGGGGGCAAAGATATACGCAACCCCTTCGGACATAAACAGGTGGGTAAGGGAAGGGAGGAGCGACATACTCAAGCACGTACTCGTTTATTCCTACTACGACATATTCTTAGGGGAAGTCGTTGAAGGAGGTGAGCTCTGGTTCGACGAATACGGAAACAAACTCGATAGGTGTCCGTTCATAGAAGAAAAAGAGGGGAAAATATTCTGCAAAATCCACGAAACCAAGCCAGAGCAGTGTAGAGAATACAAGTGCTGGGAGTAA
- a CDS encoding radical SAM/SPASM domain-containing protein produces the protein MIALSKMVAGEATVSEKLTYKSKERIPKALVEASKKPIPVVVWNSTARCNLNCVHCYAAETLNGEELTTEEAKMMIDDLAAIKVPVILFSGGEPLMRKDIYELISYAKSKGIHSSLSTNGTLIDEDVAAKLKEAGVDYVGVSLDGSEAVNDEFRGLKGAFKRALSGLLNAKEEGILTGIRFTVTKLNYEEVPKLLDLAVEHEIPRFCLYHLVPSGRADFKIDIDNNARRELMDWLFEKAIELRDEREKVEILTVDNPADGVFFYLKLKEMDENLAEDAFEFLKIRGGDNSGFRIADVDMYGNVHPNQFWWDYAVGNVREEKFSEIWLNPKDELLKKLREKHKYISGKRCGRCNYKLYCGGFRLRALRKGDLWGDDPSCYLKEEEIFETKPP, from the coding sequence ATGATAGCGCTTAGCAAGATGGTGGCTGGAGAAGCGACCGTATCGGAAAAGCTTACCTATAAGAGCAAAGAAAGGATACCGAAGGCTCTCGTAGAGGCGAGCAAAAAACCTATTCCGGTTGTCGTGTGGAACTCCACAGCAAGATGCAACCTAAACTGCGTTCACTGCTACGCTGCAGAAACCTTGAACGGGGAAGAGCTTACAACGGAAGAAGCCAAGATGATGATTGATGACTTAGCCGCTATTAAAGTGCCGGTTATTTTGTTCAGCGGTGGAGAGCCTTTAATGAGGAAAGACATCTACGAGCTAATCTCTTATGCGAAAAGTAAGGGAATTCATTCCTCCCTCTCAACAAACGGAACGCTTATCGATGAAGACGTCGCTGCAAAGCTGAAGGAGGCTGGAGTTGACTACGTTGGAGTAAGCTTGGACGGAAGCGAAGCTGTTAACGATGAATTCAGAGGATTGAAGGGAGCTTTTAAGAGGGCGTTATCTGGATTGCTCAATGCGAAGGAGGAGGGAATATTGACCGGAATAAGGTTTACCGTTACGAAGCTCAACTACGAAGAGGTGCCGAAGCTTTTGGATCTTGCTGTTGAACACGAAATTCCGAGATTCTGCCTCTACCACCTCGTTCCTTCGGGCAGGGCGGATTTCAAAATAGACATAGACAACAACGCGAGAAGAGAGCTAATGGATTGGCTCTTCGAAAAGGCTATCGAGCTTAGGGATGAGAGAGAAAAAGTAGAGATTTTAACGGTAGACAATCCAGCCGACGGCGTATTCTTTTACTTGAAGCTAAAGGAGATGGACGAAAATCTCGCTGAAGATGCCTTCGAGTTTTTGAAGATCAGAGGGGGAGACAACAGCGGTTTTAGAATTGCTGACGTAGACATGTACGGAAACGTCCATCCCAATCAGTTCTGGTGGGATTACGCAGTTGGAAACGTTAGGGAGGAGAAGTTCAGCGAAATTTGGTTGAATCCAAAAGACGAACTGCTAAAAAAGCTCAGGGAAAAGCACAAGTACATAAGCGGTAAGAGGTGTGGAAGGTGCAATTACAAGCTGTACTGCGGTGGTTTTAGGCTGAGAGCGTTAAGAAAAGGGGATTTGTGGGGGGACGATCCGAGCTGCTATCTAAAAGAGGAGGAAATATTTGAGACTAAACCTCCTTAA